The genome window CTTAAAGGTTTAAGATCAGTATGACGTGATTATCATCTGGTCTGCCCTTTCCcattttgtctttcttttaacATGAAAGGAAAAAAGTAGCTGTTCAATATTAGATAAGAAAAGATTTATGCCAGAGGTTAATCTTCAAAGAAAATGAGGGTGTCTAGGCGTTTGGCTGACATGAAAAATTAGGAAGATGTTCAATCccgaaaaaaagaagaagttgagAAGTAAAATTTCAAACTCCTATGGGGGTTCATGCTCGACCTGTTCTTGAATAGACAATGCCGTTATGGTAATCTTTGATCATAAGACTTGACCGACTAATcttgtcttaacatttatgTTGGCACTGGGTAGCTGTTAAGAATTCTTCATCTTAACGTTTTGGTTTCGTATAATCAATATGCTTTGATGCTTTTTCATGGCATTTCGCATCAATTCGTGCACCGAAACGCACATCACAAACGTCTTAGAAAACACTGGCATAAATAGTTGCTAACAAACAGGATGTTGTAACTTTTTCAGAAATTTTTTGGGCAGTTTTGTGTTGTGGGATTTTTTTATTGATCTCACTTCATATGCAAAGAGTAATATCATATTTTATTCATGAGgtcattgtaatttttttataaggGAAGTGATTGAAATTAAATCTAATTGGAAAAAGCTCTTGATATGATTTGCAGATATGGTGCGGACTGTCTTGCCTAGCATTATACCACCATCTTATAGGGGTGCTACCATCCGTTATCTGTACTATGTCAAGAGTACGTTATCTGGACAATGGCTGATACTGGAAAATGGCCACTCCAATGGCGAGTCAATGGAAGACCTCACTGAAGTGGTTGGCTTGCATAATTCTCTCACTTGATTTAAAATTTACAgaaattttcaaatgaattttttaatttcttaagtTAGTTCCATTTTCAATCTTCAGTTGAAAATTGGAGATGacttttttatgttttcatcCTGTCAGGGGCATGCAATTTCATGTTTTAAAGATCAACTTATATGCAGTTTTTGTGCATGTATAATTTGGAGAGAAACCTGAGTACCAATTTTGGCTTTAGAGCCATAACATGATAAATTTTAAATCTCTTCAGGAAGTTCGTGTTCCGATACAGATATGGGTCTCTCAGAAAAGCAATGGCTTGCTGATTGAAGAGACTCAAACTGATGGTGAGTTGCTGTCATCCCATTCAGCCAGGGTGGTGGACTTTTgtgattgattttcttttaactCTCATTTCCCcattttgtccaatataaacAAGAGTCagctaaatatttattttttgtttattcctCATTCAATAATTTCTAAGTTACTTCTATTGGTGAAAAAAGACACATTCTATGCATTTGAAGCTTGGTGATGTTTCCTATAGGTGGTGGTATTTTCTGTTATATTATTTCTTTGGTCTACTTCAGCAGTATGGTGGAAGAGGGCATAACAATAATTGAGTTATTTTTATGACGATCACGAATTTTTACGGAATCATGTAGTGTATAGAATCCAAAATTATTTGTCAACAAATGGAAAAAGGTGTAACACATCAGCACATTAATTTTAAAGCCACAAGCGTTGGTGGTAATGTGTCTGACTTGCTTGAATTTTGTGATTCATGTTGTATATATTACTTTCAAGCTAGTAGCATGACTGAGACGTTTGTGACTAACAATTGTCTATTTATAGTATTAAAGATTATCCATGGCCTATGTGTTAATGTTTTCAGGGATTGTTCCTACCAATACCGTCCAATTGGATatattttggaaagaaatggatgGAGACTCTGAATGGGTAGGTTCGACTTATTCCTGCATTATGAATAAATTGTTGTTGTCTGACAATTGAATTAATATAAAGGCATTCGGTCAGATTTCTTTTAAAGGAATTTCTTTCACCTAGTTTAAAATAAAGTTATGGTTCACTGTACTTATCTTTTGTTACAGACTAGAGCAAATGATACATATGATGGAGTCGAGGAAGGATATGAGAGCTCAAGAGATGAGATTTCATCTGTCTCTTCTTATAATCCTAATAGAGAAAGTATGTACAAGGCCTTTGGAAGTTCACTATCCTTGCAATCATCTATGGCGAGGTCTTCGAGTAAGGATGCCCAATTTTTTGAAGGAGAGCGTACAAGTTTATCTTTGAATCTCCCCCGGGTATCTGTGGCTGAGGTGTTGTATGATTATAACGCAGGTGAATATAACTTGAGGGTGATTGAAATGTGTTGATTCCATTTTTCAGCTTTGACATCTTGTTGCATTGTCCTTATTGATATCTTGGTAGCTAGACTATTGAAGCATGGGATCAGATTTATTCTGAACTATAGAGCATTTCTTTTTAAGAAAGATTGCTGAGTTaccaaaaaacttttttttaatcagaTGTCTTGTCATCTAACAAGTCACCAGCCATCGTTTCTCCAAGTCAGCAGCAGAAGGTTAGAAGGCCCCTATCTGCAGATGACAGCGCAGCAGAATCCTCTGCCTCTGGGGCAGGATCCATTGAACCTGCAGCATGTAAGCTGGCATCTgtacttttaaaaaatttcaaatttctgaTCCACTGGATCCATTTAGCTCTTTAATATGTTAATTCTGGTAAACTTAGTTGCTGGAAACATTCTCCGCAGCAGAAGGCTTCATTCGAGGAAGATCTTATAATATCAGGATGGACGACCAAGTTCTGCTTAGATTCTCACCAAAGAATTCTGATTCAACATATTACTTTAGTGATATGGTAATGACAGTTGATTTCATTGTATATTCTGCTGTAATGGCAGTTTTACAGACTTTTCTGCTGGTTTTGTGTAATGTAACAATCTTGTTCCCTTTGTGTTTAATGGCAACAGGTAGGAGGAACTCTTACATTTTTTCATGAAGAAGGAGCTAGGAGATGCCTTGAGGTAATTGCATATTACAAACGGAAATCAGAGGCAGATACTTCCAAACTGTTTATTTCCATAGATGTATCTTGATCTGCGGAATTTGAATGATTGATAGAAAGGGAGGTGGTTTCCTCTTTGGATAGGCTTAACATGGACTAGAAAAACTGGTGTCATTCAGGTTTCAATAACTCTGGAAACTTCGGAGACTATAAATCGGCGCTTTGTTCATCCTTCTCGGAGAAATTCCCCAACCATTACAAAGGTAAATATTGTTCTCTGCTGTGTTATCAGTTTCTTTTGAATGCCAGCTTTCTTCATTTTTGCTATTATCCAAAACTAATAAGTTAACAAAGGAGCTCTTGGCCTAATGGCAGCCTACTCCTTAGGATTAGTACCTAGACAAGTTCCAAGGTTGGAGTTCCCTCTCGCgctaataatgataataaaagaaatataatttacaaaaggaagaagaagaaaaaaaaaactggattTCAATTCAGAAGTCACGAAGTTCGGGTTTTCGCCCTTTATGTGACTTGTTTAGATGTCTATGCACTATGGTTTGACATGAAATAACCCAGGTAAAGATAAATTTTGGACTGAGATGAAACTTAGGTATTTTAGATGTGAAAAAAGATATACTTATGCCTCTTCGCATCTTAAAATAACTCTATATTGTggattgtttgttttgtttctcttaGATTCAGAGCGATCATCAAGAAGTTGTGGCAGATTTGGTGCAGACAAGCTTTCTTTTTTCAGTTCCCATGGATGGGCCAATGTCCTTTTCCACTCCTAATGTCTCTGTGCAATGGGCTTTacgatttgaatttttttctacTCCGAAGAATGTGGACTTGACAAGGTATTCCAAGTATTTAGTGCTTCTACTTTTAACCTATCATAgcaaatatttttcaatattgGACTCTTGTTCATAGAATATAGTTGACAAACATGGTTCAGACTTCAGATGGTTTTCCATTGGTGGCATGGATTGGCTATAGGTGTAGGCTAATGAAGAGGGAAAAAGAGAACACAAGTGTACCGTTATGTCCAAACCATCATTATTTTATGAGCTTTCGCCTTATGCTTAAAAGGTTTTGGGGAATtagtttgatttgtattttgggGCAGACTGCAGATGTGAGGTGCTAGCAGATTGTAAATCAAGTTGGCAAGCCTAAACTGCAATGTCATCAAAATGGCAAGCAAGTCTTTATCCCCTAGGATCCATGGCCCCCTTTTAAGATGCCCTTTGTGCACCTGAGTGTCCTGGTAAATGGTGGATGAATACCTTCTATTTCCTTGGGAATTGCAGTTCAAACATAAGATTTTGTTATAATCTTTTGTAAGAAATCTTTAAGCAAATTTAGTATTGGATTTGTGGTTAttagatgtatttttttttatgtgcctTTCTTTTTATTATGGCAGTTTCCATGTGGGCGATGAATAAAGATTGAATATAGTGCATGATTATGTGTTAGTTGTATGATTTGAAGAACTTTTGACTGAATGTCACTGACCCGACCAGTCGGCCACAGTTGGTTACTTTTGTATCCTATGTGCTCCCTGAACACTTATTTGAACTCAGATTTTAGCGTTCGTAGTATGATTTTTAATGTCAACTTTATGTACGTTTTTCATTTGGGTTCATTACCTGTGTTTTATCTAAAACATCTCAGAACCTTTGTGTATAGATTATTAGATTTGTTATCAACAGAGAAATGTCGTCGTCTTTTTGTGTACTTTGAGATTAAAAAAACATTGATTCTGGACTCAGCATTCCCCTCTTGAGATGACTTTTTAAGTGAAATATAATGATTTCTGAAACATTCTGGATTTCTGTTTTCAGATACGAGCATCCTCTTCTGATAGAGGGCAGAGACAAAAGCGAGTGGATTCTTCCTATAACTGTGCACGCACCTCCACCTGGTACTCCAGCTATTCGCAACCGAAACGAGAAGCCTTTTTCTGTGGAGGCCTTGTGGGTTAGCTGACAGAAGAAGTAAGTATTAGatcgttttatttattttgtcacTAGCGCATTTGTTGTAAACTTTGCCAAACTTCACTTTGGCTATGGGCTTTCGTTGTTTTTCcttatttatctttttattggagtatttttttcttttcaacacAACATTGTTATGCTTCAGGTTTTAATCTAGGTTTTCGAGAACTTGATTTAAGATGAAGCGTATCATTACAAGGCACATAACAGTCATGGTGAGGAACAATGAAAAGCTGAGGAAGTAGTCTGTTGATAGTAAGGCCCCCCAATTTAGCCAATCTCTTGCAGGAGTCGCGGTTGGGCAATGGAGACAGCCGTAAATCAGGAAACTGCAAATCCCTGTAACATAAAATAGTCAATTTCTTACTGGCCATTGCCGCTTTAAACCAATTCTGTGCAAGCTTATGATGTTGAGTTGGTTATTTTTAACAGTGAGTTTTTTAAGAGGAAAACTCTTTGGGTGACGAATTTTGATCGAGCGGTGGATATTG of Tripterygium wilfordii isolate XIE 37 chromosome 13, ASM1340144v1, whole genome shotgun sequence contains these proteins:
- the LOC120013722 gene encoding uncharacterized protein LOC120013722 isoform X2, with the translated sequence MLPNRFSIFGSGRSNNSGNLKSRLTPKLKLETDKDVYRPGDSVFITIEICNPSGVNGYENVASSLLIERLGFEIKGIEKLDTQWFATPKPLPGSKQRRGEHVFMECSTPRVASNQILSSGASKTYMVRTVLPSIIPPSYRGATIRYLYYVKSTLSGQWLILENGHSNGESMEDLTEVEVRVPIQIWVSQKSNGLLIEETQTDGIVPTNTVQLDIFWKEMDGDSEWTRANDTYDGVEEGYESSRDEISSVSSYNPNRESMYKAFGSSLSLQSSMARSSSKDAQFFEGERTSLSLNLPRVSVAEVLYDYNADVLSSNKSPAIVSPSQQQKVRRPLSADDSAAESSASGAGSIEPAASEGFIRGRSYNIRMDDQVLLRFSPKNSDSTYYFSDMVGGTLTFFHEEGARRCLEVSITLETSETINRRFVHPSRRNSPTITKIQSDHQEVVADLVQTSFLFSVPMDGPMSFSTPNVSVQWALRFEFFSTPKNVDLTRYEHPLLIEGRDKSEWILPITVHAPPPGTPAIRNRNEKPFSVEALWVS
- the LOC120013722 gene encoding uncharacterized protein LOC120013722 isoform X1 → MLPNRFSIFGSGRSNNSGNLKSRLTPKLKLETDKDVYRPGDSVFITIEICNPSGVNGYENVASSLLIERLGFEIKGIEKLDTQWFATPKPLPGSKQRRGEHVFMECSTPRVASNQILSSGASKTYMVRTVLPSIIPPSYRGATIRYLYYVKSTLSGQWLILENGHSNGESMEDLTEVEVRVPIQIWVSQKSNGLLIEETQTDGIVPTNTVQLDIFWKEMDGDSEWTRANDTYDGVEEGYESSRDEISSVSSYNPNRESMYKAFGSSLSLQSSMARSSSKDAQFFEGERTSLSLNLPRVSVAEVLYDYNADVLSSNKSPAIVSPSQQQKVRRPLSADDSAAESSASGAGSIEPAASEGFIRGRSYNIRMDDQVLLRFSPKNSDSTYYFSDMVGGTLTFFHEEGARRCLEKGRWFPLWIGLTWTRKTGVIQVSITLETSETINRRFVHPSRRNSPTITKIQSDHQEVVADLVQTSFLFSVPMDGPMSFSTPNVSVQWALRFEFFSTPKNVDLTRYEHPLLIEGRDKSEWILPITVHAPPPGTPAIRNRNEKPFSVEALWVS